In Azospirillaceae bacterium, the following proteins share a genomic window:
- a CDS encoding flavodoxin domain-containing protein, which produces MTRVLVLYYSSYGHIETMAGAVAEGARQVPGTEVVVKRVPETVPADVAKQFHM; this is translated from the coding sequence ATGACTCGGGTTCTGGTTCTCTACTATTCCAGCTACGGCCATATCGAGACGATGGCGGGTGCGGTGGCCGAAGGGGCGCGCCAGGTGCCCGGCACCGAGGTGGTGGTCAAGCGGGTGCCGGAGACGGTGCCGGCGGATGTCGCCAAGCAGTTCCACATG